The Amphiura filiformis chromosome 12, Afil_fr2py, whole genome shotgun sequence genome includes a region encoding these proteins:
- the LOC140165935 gene encoding uncharacterized protein isoform X1 — MHVEEDCLESTSTMSEDGSSDNCDHGPSCCKICREDLAKLRSELNILRIQLQVPSSGSKDNGFALPGLDDTDANEHAAIKGCLEVIEMNTDGVPTRLKVKDTLLEALRPHKNDRPWVARRLTDLLFTKLERRISNVQGKKNKKALDPQRMAAVRDGTFQVCPAPKNDQDVLWKECIRSIDSASRGLSRDRSKQPSKRPRATAPSSSNSMAATYVNNTVSSLSAASAVLGKQQQQLRPIKLSRGDGTVPGTVIVPVTSTVQDQSDGIPGKKMFMISLPSQEGSSAVAFEHVDAQTIMQSLASGKTIPATVSHT; from the exons ATGCATGTTGAAGAAG ATTGTTTGGAATCGACATCAACAATGTCAGAGGATGGTAGCAGTGATAACTGCGATCATGGGCCTTCATGCTGCAAGATTTGCCGCGAAGATCTGGCCAAATTGCGATCCGAACTAAACATTCTTCGCATCCAACTACAAGTGCCAAGTAGTGGAAGCAAAGACAACGGCTTCGCTCTTCCAGGCTTAGATGATACGGATGCTAACGAACATGCCGCCATTAAGGGGTGTCTCGAAGTTATAGAAATGAACACGGATGGCGTCCCAACGAGGTTAAAAGTTAAAGACACCCTGTTAGAAGCTCTGAGGCCTCATAAGAATGACCGACCGTGGGTGGCTCGTCGGCTTACTGATCTTCTGTTCACAAAACTAGAGCGAAGAATCAGTAATGTACAAGGAAAGAAGAATAAGAAGGCGTTGGATCCACAACGAATGGCGGCCGTCCGTGACGGCACGTTTCAAGTATGCCCTGCGCCGAAAAATGACCAGGATGTTTTATGGAAAGAGTGCATTCGATCCATAGATTCAGCTAGTCGTGGACTATCGCGAGATCGTAGCAAGCAGCCGAGTAAAAGACCACGAGCGACAGCCCCATCAAGTTCAAATAGTATGGCGGCAACATATGTTAATAATACTGTTAGCAGCTTATCAGCGGCTTCAGCGGTGCTTGGTAAGCAGCAGCAACAGCTGCGGCCGATCAAACTGTCACGTGGAGATGGAACTGTCCCGGGAACCGTGATAGTGCCTGTGACTTCAACGGTCCAGGATCAAAGCGATGGAATACCTGGCAAGAAAATGTTTATGATCAGCCTCCCATCTCAAGAAGGGTCTTCTGCGGTCGCCTTTGAGCATGTTGATGCGCAAACGATTATGCAAAGCTTGGCTTCTGGTAAAACGATCCCCGCGACGGTGTCTCATACGTAA
- the LOC140165935 gene encoding uncharacterized protein isoform X2: MSEDGSSDNCDHGPSCCKICREDLAKLRSELNILRIQLQVPSSGSKDNGFALPGLDDTDANEHAAIKGCLEVIEMNTDGVPTRLKVKDTLLEALRPHKNDRPWVARRLTDLLFTKLERRISNVQGKKNKKALDPQRMAAVRDGTFQVCPAPKNDQDVLWKECIRSIDSASRGLSRDRSKQPSKRPRATAPSSSNSMAATYVNNTVSSLSAASAVLGKQQQQLRPIKLSRGDGTVPGTVIVPVTSTVQDQSDGIPGKKMFMISLPSQEGSSAVAFEHVDAQTIMQSLASGKTIPATVSHT, from the coding sequence ATGTCAGAGGATGGTAGCAGTGATAACTGCGATCATGGGCCTTCATGCTGCAAGATTTGCCGCGAAGATCTGGCCAAATTGCGATCCGAACTAAACATTCTTCGCATCCAACTACAAGTGCCAAGTAGTGGAAGCAAAGACAACGGCTTCGCTCTTCCAGGCTTAGATGATACGGATGCTAACGAACATGCCGCCATTAAGGGGTGTCTCGAAGTTATAGAAATGAACACGGATGGCGTCCCAACGAGGTTAAAAGTTAAAGACACCCTGTTAGAAGCTCTGAGGCCTCATAAGAATGACCGACCGTGGGTGGCTCGTCGGCTTACTGATCTTCTGTTCACAAAACTAGAGCGAAGAATCAGTAATGTACAAGGAAAGAAGAATAAGAAGGCGTTGGATCCACAACGAATGGCGGCCGTCCGTGACGGCACGTTTCAAGTATGCCCTGCGCCGAAAAATGACCAGGATGTTTTATGGAAAGAGTGCATTCGATCCATAGATTCAGCTAGTCGTGGACTATCGCGAGATCGTAGCAAGCAGCCGAGTAAAAGACCACGAGCGACAGCCCCATCAAGTTCAAATAGTATGGCGGCAACATATGTTAATAATACTGTTAGCAGCTTATCAGCGGCTTCAGCGGTGCTTGGTAAGCAGCAGCAACAGCTGCGGCCGATCAAACTGTCACGTGGAGATGGAACTGTCCCGGGAACCGTGATAGTGCCTGTGACTTCAACGGTCCAGGATCAAAGCGATGGAATACCTGGCAAGAAAATGTTTATGATCAGCCTCCCATCTCAAGAAGGGTCTTCTGCGGTCGCCTTTGAGCATGTTGATGCGCAAACGATTATGCAAAGCTTGGCTTCTGGTAAAACGATCCCCGCGACGGTGTCTCATACGTAA